Proteins from a single region of Chromobacterium sp. ATCC 53434:
- the ggt gene encoding gamma-glutamyltransferase codes for MGFPFRKALASGLLLLSLPAWAGQGAVASPDRYGAEVAARILKEGGNAVDAAVATAFALAVTYPEAGNIGGGGFMTLYQGGKPYFLDYRETAPKAAGRDMYLDKDGKVVPGMSLVGARAAGVPGTVMGLWQAHQRFGRLQWKQLLQPAIGYAENGFTVADKQFQYRGEAVQLFAGKTNFADYFGKMKGGETFRQPELAATLKRIASYGAFDFYHGDTAKLLIAQMKRDKGLITADDLRSYRARWREPIRIDWRGNAVYTAPPPSSGGIALAQLLEIKQQRASDFTGVALNSARYIHLLAEIEKRVFADRADYLGDPDFAKVPTAELTDPAYLKRRAAEIRPDSISPTPDVKPGLETRQTTHFSIVDRWGNAVSNTYTLNFDFGSGVVVKGAGFLLNDEMDDFSAKPGVANAFGVVGKDANAIAPGKRMLSSMAPTIVTRDGKVTLVIGTPGGSRIFTSIFQVLSNLYDFKLPLQQAVAAQRVHHQLLPKDTIFYDEYAPLGGLAAEELKSMGYTLKDQGWRMGDIQAVRVDGDKTETASDPRGRGVGIVVD; via the coding sequence ATGGGCTTTCCGTTCCGCAAGGCGTTGGCGAGTGGCTTGTTGTTGCTGAGTCTGCCGGCATGGGCCGGCCAGGGCGCGGTGGCGTCGCCCGACCGTTACGGCGCCGAAGTGGCGGCGCGCATCCTGAAAGAGGGCGGCAACGCGGTGGACGCCGCGGTGGCCACTGCCTTCGCGCTGGCCGTCACCTATCCGGAGGCCGGCAATATCGGCGGCGGCGGCTTCATGACGCTGTATCAGGGCGGCAAGCCGTATTTCCTCGACTACCGCGAAACGGCGCCTAAGGCCGCCGGCCGCGACATGTATCTGGACAAGGACGGCAAGGTGGTGCCGGGCATGAGCCTGGTCGGCGCCCGCGCGGCCGGCGTGCCCGGCACGGTGATGGGCCTGTGGCAGGCGCACCAGCGCTTCGGCCGCCTGCAATGGAAGCAGCTGCTGCAGCCGGCGATAGGCTATGCCGAGAACGGCTTCACCGTGGCCGACAAGCAGTTCCAGTACCGCGGCGAGGCGGTGCAGCTGTTCGCCGGCAAGACCAATTTCGCCGACTACTTCGGCAAGATGAAGGGCGGCGAGACTTTCCGCCAGCCCGAGCTGGCGGCGACGCTGAAGCGTATCGCCAGCTACGGCGCCTTCGATTTCTACCACGGCGACACCGCCAAGCTGTTGATCGCGCAAATGAAGCGCGACAAGGGCCTGATCACCGCCGACGATCTGCGGTCCTACCGCGCGCGCTGGCGCGAGCCGATCCGGATAGACTGGCGCGGCAACGCCGTCTATACCGCGCCGCCGCCCAGCTCCGGCGGCATCGCCCTGGCCCAGCTGTTGGAGATCAAGCAGCAGCGGGCGTCTGACTTCACCGGCGTGGCGCTGAATTCGGCGCGCTACATCCACCTGCTGGCCGAGATCGAGAAGCGGGTGTTCGCCGACCGCGCCGACTACCTCGGCGACCCGGATTTCGCCAAGGTGCCGACCGCCGAGCTGACCGATCCGGCCTATCTGAAGCGCCGCGCCGCCGAGATCCGGCCGGACTCGATCTCGCCGACGCCGGACGTCAAGCCGGGGCTGGAGACCCGCCAGACCACGCATTTCTCCATCGTCGACCGCTGGGGCAACGCGGTGTCCAACACCTACACGCTGAATTTCGACTTCGGCAGCGGCGTGGTGGTCAAGGGCGCGGGCTTTCTGCTGAACGACGAGATGGACGATTTCAGCGCCAAACCCGGCGTCGCCAACGCCTTCGGCGTGGTCGGCAAGGACGCCAACGCCATCGCGCCGGGCAAGCGCATGCTGTCGTCGATGGCGCCCACCATCGTCACCCGCGACGGCAAGGTGACGCTGGTGATAGGCACGCCCGGCGGCTCGCGCATCTTCACCTCGATCTTCCAGGTGCTGAGCAATCTGTACGACTTCAAGCTGCCGCTGCAGCAGGCGGTGGCCGCGCAGCGGGTGCATCACCAGCTGCTGCCGAAGGACACCATCTTCTACGACGAATACGCGCCGCTGGGCGGCCTGGCCGCCGAGGAGCTGAAATCGATGGGCTACACGCTGAAGGACCAGGGCTGGCGCATGGGCGACATCCAGGCGGTGAGGGTGGACGGCGACAAGACCGAGACCGCGTCGGACCCGCGCGGTCGCGGCGTCGGCATCGTCGTCGACTGA
- a CDS encoding copper homeostasis protein CutC — MGKLLEICAGSLTSCLAAQDGGAQRVELCDNLEAGGTTPSWGMLAVARERLEIGLHAIVRPRGGDFLYSAAEFEVMARDIDVCRRLGVDGVVIGLLTADGDIDVARTRQLVELAAPMAVTFHRAFDLVCDPSRALEDVIAAGCHRLLSSGQAATAAEGAALLAGLRQQAGARLTVMPGAGIAADNIAGLARATGCREFHASARTEMASGMRFRRAGVSLGPPGADEYARRETSVDLVRQLRAALERL, encoded by the coding sequence ATGGGCAAGCTGCTGGAAATCTGCGCCGGCTCGCTGACATCGTGCCTGGCGGCGCAAGACGGCGGCGCGCAACGCGTCGAGCTGTGCGACAACCTGGAGGCGGGCGGCACCACGCCGTCCTGGGGCATGTTGGCGGTGGCGCGGGAGCGTCTGGAGATTGGGCTGCACGCCATCGTCAGGCCGCGCGGCGGCGATTTTCTGTATTCGGCGGCCGAGTTCGAGGTGATGGCGCGGGACATCGACGTCTGCCGCCGGCTCGGCGTCGACGGCGTGGTGATCGGACTGTTGACCGCTGATGGCGATATCGACGTCGCCAGAACCCGACAGCTGGTCGAATTGGCCGCGCCGATGGCGGTGACTTTCCATCGGGCTTTCGACCTGGTGTGCGACCCGAGCCGGGCGCTGGAGGATGTGATCGCCGCCGGCTGCCACCGCTTGCTTAGCTCCGGGCAGGCGGCGACGGCGGCTGAGGGCGCGGCGTTGCTGGCCGGCCTCCGGCAGCAGGCCGGCGCGCGGCTGACGGTGATGCCCGGCGCCGGCATCGCCGCCGACAATATCGCCGGGCTGGCGCGGGCGACCGGCTGTCGCGAGTTCCATGCCTCGGCGCGGACCGAGATGGCGAGCGGCATGCGGTTTCGCCGCGCCGGCGTCAGCCTGGGTCCGCCGGGCGCCGACGAATACGCGCGCCGGGAGACCTCGGTCGATCTGGTGCGGCAATTGCGCGCGGCGCTGGAGCGGCTCTGA
- the pflA gene encoding pyruvate formate-lyase-activating protein, with protein MTPPIAADHTAQAVGTDTIGYLHSTESGAGVDGPGMRFVFFTSGCQFRCLYCHNPDTWKLHNGRQVTVEQALSEVASYARFLKFAGGVTISGGEPLMQHEFVGELFHAIKQRFGLHTALDTQGFLHERVSDEWFDDVDLVMLDIKHSDPDQYLALTGQPLQPTLDFARRLQRLGKKMWIRYVLVPGLTDGDADIERLADFVAGLGDVVERVEVLPFHQLGKDKWAQLGMAYQLDDTPIPTPEQVAQARALFAGRGLKVT; from the coding sequence ATGACCCCACCCATCGCCGCCGATCACACCGCCCAGGCTGTCGGTACCGACACCATAGGCTATCTGCATTCCACCGAGAGCGGCGCCGGCGTCGACGGCCCCGGCATGCGCTTCGTGTTTTTCACCTCGGGCTGTCAGTTCCGCTGCCTGTACTGCCACAACCCGGATACCTGGAAGCTGCACAACGGCCGCCAGGTCACGGTGGAGCAGGCGCTGTCCGAAGTCGCTTCCTACGCCCGCTTCCTCAAGTTCGCCGGCGGCGTCACCATTTCCGGCGGCGAGCCGCTGATGCAGCACGAGTTCGTCGGCGAGCTGTTCCATGCGATCAAGCAACGCTTCGGCCTGCATACCGCGCTGGATACCCAGGGTTTCCTGCACGAGCGCGTGTCGGACGAGTGGTTCGACGACGTGGATCTGGTGATGCTGGACATCAAGCATTCCGATCCCGACCAGTACCTGGCCCTGACCGGCCAGCCGCTGCAGCCGACGCTGGACTTCGCCCGGCGCCTGCAGCGGCTGGGCAAGAAGATGTGGATACGCTATGTGCTGGTGCCCGGCCTGACCGACGGCGACGCCGACATCGAGCGGCTGGCCGACTTCGTCGCCGGGCTGGGCGATGTGGTGGAACGGGTGGAAGTGCTGCCCTTCCATCAGCTGGGCAAGGACAAATGGGCGCAGCTGGGCATGGCGTACCAGCTGGACGACACGCCTATCCCCACCCCGGAGCAGGTGGCGCAGGCGCGCGCGCTGTTTGCCGGCCGCGGGCTGAAAGTCACCTGA
- the pflB gene encoding formate C-acetyltransferase: MDAITQNATQANPWRDFVAGDWQSKVDVRNFIQLNYQPYEGDDSFLAGATDRTKKLWDTLGELLKQERAKGVLDVSADRGSSITAHDAGYIDQANEVIVGLQTDAPLKRAIMPNGGLRMVENGLEAFGFKLDPVIKEVWEKYRKSHNQGVFDVYTPEIMACRKSGVITGLPDAYGRGRIIGDYRRVALYGTDFLRAERQQVFHELDNVAFTDEVMRQREELSEQFRALDELKQMAAKYGYDIGRPAANAREAVQWVYFAYLAAVKEQNGAAMSFGRVSTFLDVYIERDIAAGVLTESQAQEMIDDLVIKLRIVRFLRTPEYDQLFSGDPTWVTESIGGMGEDGRTLVSKNSFRFLNTLYNLGPAPEPNLTVLWSTRFPQGFKNFCAKVSIDTSAIQYENDDLMLPYWGDDYGIACCVSAMKIGKQMQFFGARANLAKAMLYAINGGRDEKSGALVAHGFEPITSDVLTYEELMPKFEKMMDWLAATYVKALNCIHYMHDKYAYERIEMALHDRDIIRTMACGIAGLSVAADSLSAVKFAKVHIIRNEEGLAVDYKIDGDYPAYGNNDDRVDDIAVWLTQSFMDRIKAQPYFYRDSKPTQSVLTITSNVVYGKKTGNTPDGRRAGEPFSPGANPMNGRDVKGFVAAGASVAKLPYDSALDGISWTASTTPDALGHTAEERILNLANCLDGFCSAHPTEFSSANCTPFDCEGGERHIAGGGFHVNVNVFKRETLLDAMEHPELYPQLTIRVSGYAVNFIKLTREQQMDVINRTFHGKM, encoded by the coding sequence AGAGCAAGGTCGATGTCCGCAACTTCATCCAGCTGAATTATCAGCCGTACGAAGGCGACGACAGCTTCCTGGCCGGCGCGACCGATCGCACCAAAAAGCTGTGGGATACCTTGGGCGAGCTGCTGAAGCAGGAACGCGCCAAGGGCGTGCTGGACGTTTCCGCCGACCGCGGCTCCTCGATCACCGCGCACGACGCCGGCTACATCGATCAGGCGAACGAAGTGATCGTCGGCCTGCAGACCGACGCGCCGCTGAAGCGCGCCATCATGCCCAACGGCGGCCTGCGCATGGTCGAGAACGGCCTGGAGGCCTTCGGCTTCAAGCTGGATCCGGTGATCAAGGAAGTTTGGGAAAAGTATCGCAAGAGCCACAACCAGGGCGTGTTCGACGTCTACACCCCGGAAATCATGGCTTGCCGCAAGTCCGGCGTGATCACCGGCCTGCCCGACGCCTACGGCCGCGGCCGCATCATCGGCGACTACCGCCGCGTGGCGCTGTACGGCACCGACTTCCTGCGCGCCGAGCGCCAGCAAGTGTTCCATGAGCTGGACAACGTCGCCTTCACCGACGAGGTGATGCGTCAGCGCGAAGAGCTGTCCGAACAATTCCGCGCGCTGGACGAGTTGAAGCAGATGGCCGCCAAGTACGGCTACGACATCGGCCGTCCGGCCGCCAACGCCCGCGAAGCGGTGCAGTGGGTGTATTTCGCCTACCTGGCCGCGGTGAAGGAACAGAACGGCGCCGCGATGTCCTTCGGCCGCGTGTCCACCTTCCTGGACGTCTACATCGAGCGCGACATCGCCGCCGGCGTGCTGACCGAGTCGCAAGCCCAGGAAATGATTGACGACCTGGTGATCAAGCTGCGCATCGTCCGCTTCCTGCGCACCCCGGAATACGATCAGCTGTTCTCCGGCGATCCGACCTGGGTGACCGAATCGATCGGCGGCATGGGCGAAGACGGCCGCACCCTGGTGAGCAAGAACAGTTTCCGCTTCCTGAATACCCTGTACAACCTGGGTCCGGCGCCGGAGCCGAATCTGACCGTGCTGTGGTCCACCCGCTTCCCGCAGGGCTTCAAGAACTTCTGCGCCAAGGTGTCCATCGACACCAGCGCCATCCAGTACGAAAACGACGATCTGATGCTGCCCTACTGGGGCGACGACTACGGCATCGCCTGCTGCGTGTCGGCGATGAAGATCGGCAAGCAGATGCAGTTCTTCGGCGCCCGCGCCAACCTGGCCAAGGCCATGCTGTACGCGATCAACGGCGGCCGCGACGAGAAGAGCGGCGCGCTGGTGGCCCACGGTTTCGAACCGATCACCAGCGATGTGCTGACCTACGAAGAGCTGATGCCGAAGTTCGAGAAGATGATGGACTGGCTGGCCGCCACCTACGTCAAGGCGCTGAACTGCATCCACTACATGCACGACAAGTACGCCTACGAGCGCATCGAAATGGCGCTGCACGACCGCGACATCATCCGCACCATGGCTTGCGGCATCGCCGGCCTGTCGGTGGCCGCCGACTCGCTGTCCGCCGTCAAGTTCGCCAAGGTCCACATCATCCGCAATGAGGAAGGCCTGGCCGTCGACTACAAGATAGACGGCGACTACCCGGCCTACGGCAACAACGACGACCGCGTCGACGACATCGCCGTGTGGCTGACCCAGTCCTTCATGGACAGGATCAAGGCCCAGCCGTACTTCTACCGCGACTCCAAGCCGACCCAGTCGGTGCTGACCATCACCTCCAACGTGGTGTACGGCAAGAAGACCGGCAACACGCCGGACGGCCGTCGCGCCGGCGAACCGTTCTCGCCGGGCGCCAACCCGATGAACGGCCGCGACGTGAAGGGCTTTGTCGCCGCCGGCGCCTCGGTGGCCAAGCTGCCGTACGACTCCGCGCTGGACGGTATCAGCTGGACCGCTTCGACCACGCCGGACGCGCTGGGCCACACCGCCGAAGAGCGCATCCTGAACTTGGCCAACTGCCTGGACGGCTTCTGCTCCGCCCACCCGACCGAGTTCAGCAGCGCCAACTGCACGCCGTTCGACTGCGAAGGCGGCGAGCGCCATATCGCCGGCGGCGGCTTCCACGTCAACGTCAATGTGTTCAAGCGCGAGACCCTGCTGGACGCGATGGAGCATCCGGAACTGTACCCGCAGCTGACCATCCGCGTGTCGGGCTACGCCGTGAACTTCATCAAGCTGACCCGCGAACAGCAGATGGACGTGATCAACCGCACCTTCCACGGCAAGATGTAA